The Apium graveolens cultivar Ventura chromosome 10, ASM990537v1, whole genome shotgun sequence nucleotide sequence gttttcctgatgattttgatatgtcatatgactgatttggagttcaataacatgttcaaaattcagtttgattttcgaattttgaaattagggtttataattcgtttgaatgttcttgattgaatttgggggtttcttatttcgggatagatagatgttcTAGAGGGGTAGGTTGTATTTCTTATGAAATTTGAAATCGATTCATATAAGTCTTGCAAGTCGACGAGGTCTGTATAGgagggagttgtcatttgaagtttacgtcgagctcgccgaaaagaggcgaacttctcggccaatttccggccaactcagggattattaggacgatttgatggcatggttatgttcctggtattgtgtagatgtgatctggaggtgttggtggggtgaggatgccggaatCGTCTTATCCGGCGAGTCAGGACGTTTTCCGGCGAACCCCtgtaaaaattacagtttagtccctgaattattgaagaagatgaagttcagtccctgtagtttccagaagTTGCAGAAATAGAAatcctgtttataaaatatttaaaaatcatatttcccatttattttagttataaaaattcatttttaattactgaaaattccaaaaattatttttaattcaaaaataaatctaaattaattagttaattaattttagttaataattaattgattaattggtcaattaatttgaaatgtaatttattaattgatttaattaattattaattgattttaattaattatttaattagatttaattatttataaatgatttaaaaattccgaaaatagtttcgagctttaaaatattattttaaattgttttcaaggctcgataattattataaaattattttgaagccacATTTGGCTAACTGAACcttgtttattgttttaaaattgatccaacgacccgttttgacttcgaaaaatatttaaaaaatcatattagatacccgaatgactgtttatgacccgagacttctttataaatgaaatttcattggttgtttgatgtgctatgtgctatatgtgacttgtttgtttgaatgtcggtctatatgttcagtgtttacttgttttagcGTAATTTTCAATCCcttagtcggatttgggtgaaacgaagggtagataaaagtgtataccaaatagaatcgtatgagttaagtattgatagatacttatgttatgtgagcagaagaggcaaggcgtaggaaagggaaacatatAGTCGAAGAGTAtgagattgtgattggaaattggtgaagtataggaagctagtaccaggcaagtgttctgaactttctcgagatatattgtagattattgatagtcctatattgcaagtactttgaagtactgAACCCTAAATCTTAtttccagttattgatctttgagtcgtaaaccttattctttctgaaccattgattgttgaatacccgaatacaaaccatagatatacgatactactccacaaatacatgcaaactaaataccaaacattGAATCAGATTGCgtacatattcaaaccattgtaccttacgctgtgaaagaccaaattcttataaccttgaaactttgattcttttgttatccatttctttcaccatttgatggccatatttcatttgtgaagattgaaaccatcttattattgaacatccaatgtcgcttatgattttgtttattgccttacattgtttattctgttattatgttagaaatggattgttttataaaattgtggaccagatttgtggtcagaccagattggtggtcaagttaggccaatgtgtgccttggatccagtaattagagcagagttgtgtgccttactcggggttagtgcgtgactgatcagcagcctaactttggtttttaaaataaaaatataatatccaattctaaatcattattcattgttcacttgataccttaactcttttcacttaatgatcattattctcagtcttgtcaatgtgacatgctgagctagttagctcatttgtgcgatgttgtatatgctcttttccagttaagaaggaacctgttggtagcgaggatccccaatccagtgcgagagctaggggtccaggttgatcgagttaagctaactgaaagcttttggaatagtttaagtttatgaagtttgtaataatgtttaatattcagttgtaagtttgaatagttgggatttgggcgtttgtaatataagtgtgtgtgtgtggcttgtgtgcatactttaacctgttgcggtccgtggtagttagtaactagggtcactgcatattattattatctttattattgttataaacaggttataaataaggtgtgtgtgtgtgtggaccccaaacttctgacccagatttggagggcgccacatggaCTGCTCCTTGAGGAGATTTTGAGAAAAGACCAAAAAATCTACAACCAGCGTTTCAGATTACCGAGCATCGCATGATGCTTCAAGAGGCAGTGAGCTGTATACAGTCACCTCGACGGCCTTCAAGATATGAACGACGTCGAAGCTACAATCTGCGATCATCCGCGAGAGAAAGACGACAAAATCGCCGTCGACCCCCCCAAGGCCGAGCAGTTGACTACCCCCCCGAGAGAtcaaagagaaagaaattggCAACCTCGAAATCGCCCTGATAAAGAATTCACCAAACTTAACACCGAGAAAATGACAATTCTAATAGTACTAAAAACAGAGCTAGACTACCGCCCCCCGAGGCCCATGAAACCCGACAGACCTCCAAGCTCCGGATACTGTGATTATCACGAAGACACTGGCCATACAACGAAACAGTGCTTCCAGCACAATAACCTCATTAAAAGTAAGATTCACCGAGGACAACTAGTCCACTATGTGCAGCAAGATGATATTCCCCGACGACACCATCGGGATGAGGAAGATCGCGTCATTGACGTCATTTTTTGCGGTTCAGCCATCGGGGGATTTTCCCACAACTCTCGTAAAATGTATGCCCGAGAGGTTTTTAATGTCAATTCCTCGACAACTAAGCGCCCTCGAGCGAATCCTTCTCCAATCATATCTTTCTCTGATGATGATTACCATCCTGGACTCATCGAAGGCCATCAGGATGCCCTTGTCATTATCACACGAGTGGGAAATAATACAGTTAAGATAATGTTGGTAGACAATGGAAGCTCCGTCGATATCATATATCACCATGTCTTCTCACGAATGGACATCAGCGATCGAAGGCTGGAAAATTCTCGAACCCCGTTGTATGGATTCACTTGAAATGAGGCCCACGTGGTAGGAACCATCGATATGTCGGTGCTTTTCAGCTCCCCCTTGTCAAATTTGGAAGGTGGCCAAATTCCATGTAATCAGCGCCTCTTCTAGCTCCAACGCTATACTGGGACGAACCACAATCACCGCTCTACGAGCTATAACTTCCATCTCCCACTTGAAAATGAAATTCCCCACATACTTTGGTGTAGGAGAAATGACCGGAGACCACGCAACAGCAAGATAATGCTTTTTAACCAAAGTTTAACCAAGGAAAAAGGCGGATGAGGAACTCACAGTTAACCAAGTGCTAGATATCGACCCCCGAGATTTAGTAGGCCGAAATTCATGCTCACTAACAGAAGAAACAGAGGAGATCGAGGTAGTCACTGGAGACCCTATAAAGACAACTGAGGTGGGAAACGCTCCCCGAGCCACTCAAACAAGACATCATCAACCTCATCAGGGAGTTCACCGACATATTCGCATGGGACCCTAAGGATATGCCAGGCATCCCCGAAGTCATAGCACGACACTTCCTCCATATTAACTAGGACATCACACCAGTGCGACAAAAATGCAGAATATTTTCCGACTAGAAAAAGGCGACCATCGACCAAGAGATAGATCGACTACTCGAAGCCAAGTTCATCGAACCTATTCAATTTCATTCATGGATTTCCAATGTGGTGCTAGTCAAAAAGAGCaacggaaagtggagaatgtgcatCGACTACTCAGATGTCAATCGGGCTTGTCCCAAAGACTTTTACCATCTCCCAAACATTGACCAGCTAATCGACGCTTTTACAGCAAGAAATGAACTCCTTTCTTTTATGGATGCCTTTTTAGGATATAATCAGATAAAGATGGACTCCCAAGACTGGGAACAAACTGCATTCATCACACACCAGGGAGTTTTCGGATACCGAGTCATGCCTTTTGGCTTGATCAATGTCGGCGCCATGTTCCAACAAACTATGGATATGATCTTTGGCTCACAAATTGGAAAGAACATGCTGATCTATGTTGACGACATGATGGCCAAGTCTAAACTCGCCTCAGACCACATCCTCGATCTCTGTGAGACTTTTGAAAATGCACGAAGCTACAACTTGCGGATAAATCCAAACACATGCTCCTTCGGACTCACTGCTGGAATTTTTTTAGGATTTCTAGTCACCCAGCGAGGTATCGAGGCATATCCGACACAAACAAGAGCAATCTTAGAAATGAAGGATCCTAAATCTATCAAAGATCTATAAAAGTTGACTGGATGCATAGCGTCTATTCAAAGGTTTATTCCCAAGTCATCTAAACGATGCCTCCCATTCTTCGCCATAATGAAAAAACCTCGAGGTCGGCATGTTTTGAGTGGAATGACGATTGTAAAAACAGTTTCGCTGAATTAAAAGCTTTCCTGACTGAACCACCGATCCTTACACGACCCATTCCAGGAAAACCTTTATGAATTTACTTGTCAGCTTCCGACGAAACCATCACCGCTGTCTTGGTTCGACAAGTCGAAGGGAAAGAAACACCAGTGTATCACATCAGCCATTCACTCCGTGACGCAGAAACAAGATATCCCCAAGTCGAAAAACTAGTTTACGCTCTGGTGATCGCAAGCCGAAAACTACGCCACTACTTTCAAGCAAGGGAAGTCCACGTACTCACGAACCAACCTCTCAAGAGAATCTTACGTAAACCTGACATGACAGGCAGACTCACCGCTTGTACCGTCGAGTTAAGCCAGTTCTACATCGAGTACAAACCTTGAACGGCGATCAAATCCCAAGTTCTTTTAGAATTTGTAACAGAGTGTCAATTTCAAGCCAAAACTCCTAGATCTGATGAAGGTTAGTCTCGACCATGGCTACTGTTCGTTGATGGATCTTCCACCGCTGACTCGAGAAGAGGTGGAATAATCCTGATTAACCTAGAAGGTTTCAACATCTAACAAGCTCTCAAATTTGAATTCCCAGCCACAAAGAACGTGGCCGAATATGAGGCGTTGATTGCAGGTTTGAAACTTGTAGCAGATCTCGGAGTAGAGACTATCGACATATTCGAAGACTCTCAGCTGGTAGCCAAACAGATAAGCGGAGAGTTCAAAAACTCACAACAAAAAAATGGCTATGTACCTTGCACGAACACAAGACTTGCTTCAGAAATTCCCTTTGTGGAGGCTCTCGAATGTCGACCGGGAGGAAAACCAGTGGGCAGATTTCTTAGCCAAACTAGCATCCTCCAACCTCCCCACCAATGTCGAGCCTATATATGTCGATATCCTGACATCTCCAGCTGTCGATGAGTTATCTGTAAATCAGATACAAAGCAACCCTGATTGGCGAACTCCGTTCCTCGAATACATATTAGAAAACAAACTCCCTGAAAAGAAAAATGAAGCTCGTTCACTAGTGTTTAAGGTAAGAAATTACTGTGTGCTCATTGCTATATCGGCGAGGCTTATCTGAATTACTACTGCGGTGCTTGAGCCCAGATGAGGCTTACCAGGCGATGGTCGAGGTACACACCGGAATTTGCGGAGAATACCTCGGAGGAAAGAATCTAGCTCTTAAAATCATCAGACAAGGGTTATAATGGCCCACGATCTGCAAAGACTGCGAAGAGTATGTCCGAAAGTGTCAAGCATGCTAACTGCATGGTAATGTCAGCCATTGACCCACTACCGAGCTCAACTCGATACTTGCTTCATGCCCATTCTATCAGTGGGGGATAGACATCGTGGGACCTTTCCTAAAAACCAAAAATCAATGCCAATATATAGTAGTGACGGTGGATTATGCAATAAAATGGGTCGAAGCAAAACAACTTTCCAAAATCAGAGAGAAAGAAATGATAGAATTCTTCATGGAACACGTCGTGTTTCGATTCTGAGTCCCAAGGATTCTCGTTTATGACAACGAAACTCGGTTTGTGGGGGCTCAATTTGAGAAGGCCTTAGAGGAACTAAAAATTCAACACATCAAAGCCTCGGTTGCATACCCACAATCCAATGGACTCGCAGAAGTAACAAATAGAACTATCCTACAAGGCTTAAAGAAAAGAATCGAAAAAATCCCTCGTTGCTGGGTTGACGAACTCCCGAATGTGCTATGATCATACAGGAAGACCCTTCAATCCGTAACGGGTGAAACACCATTTCGTTTAACATACGGCGTTGACGCAGTCCTACCGGTTAAGGTAAGCTTAATCTCCCCAAGGGTAGAGGTATTTGATCCTTCACTAGCTCTCGAAGGCCTATATTTTCACAACTACCTGCTAGAGGAAACAAAGGAGAAAGCTCGGCTTCGAATGATTGCACAACAGGAGAAGATGTCCAAATACTTTAACAAGAAAGTCAAGGCCAAGCAGCTTAAGGTCAATGACCTGGTACTCCGTGACTCCGCAACATCACAGCCCACGGTGTCGGGAAAGTTCAAACCGACTTGGGAAGGTCCATACCGGGTGTCGAAAGTGGTCTGTGCGGGGACTTATGAACTTTCACGCCTTGACAGTTAGCCAATAAAAAAATGCCTGGAACGACATTCATTTTAAGAAATTCTACCAGTAATGTACTCTTGTCTGTAATATTTGAAACTTTTGAGATGTTATTTCCTGGTTCAAAGATCAACCCTCGATGCAATGAGGGTTGTTATGAGGAGTCATTAATTTATGAAAATTCAAGTTTCAAAACGTCTTCTTAAAAATTCACCTACATCATAATGGGAAAGTGGTCGAAAAACCATAAAACGACATCTCCAATATTTTCCTTAAATTACGACTCTTGAAAATACAAAGTTAAGTCAAAAAGACAACATGACATATCCACTTTAAATTCATGTAAACACCTACACCTTTTTGGTAAAAGGGAttgaatataaatatatgtatatttatactTGGGAAAGACTGGTgtactgaagggtttttagcacataaacgcagcgaaaacgtaaatttaaatcttaaaaaaaaaatgaaaccctccgcaggatccatgcgaaaaataatgtttaattcgtagttcagtatgtttaccttacgaatctttacgttaatggaaagatggagatctttaatggcgatccaaaaatgatgaacggagatctttagcagctgctcctcaagtgtaaagcactccaccggtatccaccaagaaaacgatgtaatgaaggaggaggagatggagagaattagggttttgtaaatctttttggttgaggcaaaaatagggtctataatagtatatttataggcaaaattttcaactgaaaattttcccataaaatattattattattaaccctttattattctcactaataattaaaacaccttttaattattaatcctttttctaaactctttagaaataattctctcacttgatttaaattccaaaaattaaattcttaattaataatattaataaccttttcttaattaatttataatcaattaaatctcatttaatca carries:
- the LOC141691995 gene encoding uncharacterized protein LOC141691995, which codes for MNDVEATICDHPREKDDKIAVDPPKAEQLTTPPRDQRERNWQPRNRPDKEFTKLNTEKMTILIVLKTELDYRPPRPMKPDRPPSSGYCDYHEDTGHTTKQCFQHNNLIKSKIHRGQLVHYVQQDDIPRRHHRDEEDRVIDVIFCGSAIGGFSHNSRKMYAREVFNVNSSTTKRPRANPSPIISFSDDDYHPGLIEGHQDALVIITRVGNNTVKIMLVDNGSSVDIIYHHVFSRMDISDRRLENSRTPLYGFT
- the LOC141691996 gene encoding uncharacterized protein LOC141691996, giving the protein MAMYLARTQDLLQKFPLWRLSNVDREENQWADFLAKLASSNLPTNVEPIYVDILTSPAVDELSVNQIQSNPDWRTPFLEYILENKLPEKKNEARSLVFKVRNYCVLIAISARLI
- the LOC141691997 gene encoding uncharacterized protein LOC141691997 is translated as MAHDLQRLRRVCPKVSSMLTAWKTLQSVTGETPFRLTYGVDAVLPVKVSLISPRVEVFDPSLALEGLYFHNYLLEETKEKARLRMIAQQEKMSKYFNKKVKAKQLKVNDLVLRDSATSQPTVSGKFKPTWEGPYRVSKVVCAGTYELSRLDS